The genomic interval GGAGTGTTCCACACTGTGAAGAGaataaggaaggaaaaatatggTCATTGGTTGCAGTGGCTTTAAATTACATATAGCAGTCAGAATAACTGCGAGCAGTGTGCCTGTTCTGGCTTACTTCTTTTGGATGGCTTCTTGCCTTAATGAAAGAAGATATAAGACAATATTAATGCCTGTAGAGactttcactgcactgtacatAGAATGCCAGCAGTTATtttaacaacaaaagaaaaaataatgagaAGTACTGTAAATATACTCACTGATACTGCAAATGAGTAGTTATTATGGACATCTTCCTCAGACTCTATAACGCAAATTAATATTCCACATCTGACGAAGTGTTCACGATTGGTATTTCTGTGCAAATTATTTCAATATGCCGCATTTAGCAAAGGAATAAAAAGTAACGTTAAATATAAAACAGTCCTTACATCTTCAGAGTGCAGAATAGCGTCCTCTTGAATTACCATATTTCTGGCTGCCTGGCCGAGCAGCTGAAAATCACAGCAGACAGGACATTGTCAAAGAAAAGATCAAGAAAACTGCCTCCTTGGTAGCTTAACTAACTGATCTCCATGCGGTTTAACATAAAGTCAATTTGAATCTATATACCAGTTCATAAGTATTACAGTGCTTTAGACTTTCAGCGTTAAGTAGCTTGTCAAAAAGCTTTCTCTTCGCAAGGCAAAGACAGTTAAGCTAGCTGAATGTCACTTCATCAAACAAATAGAggaagctagctagctagctagctagcattagcaaTAAAGAAAACGTCGAGTTTAGCTGCTGTTGGAATTTTAACATTTACCTCTTGGCTTCGAGAACCTTTTAAAACCTGACGAGTCAGAGCGATTACATCTCCGCTGCAACAGCCTACTTTATCAGACAGCAAACCTTTAACCGACTGACCAAAGCGGGGCTGCGCTTCTGAGGAAGCCATGGCTACGCTACGGAGCGACCCGAGGGACAAATACCACGAGCGGACAAACGGTCCATGTctcaatgtatatatatatgtgtgtgtgtgtgtgttctcgtTCGTATGTTCTTGCCTGACGTCATCTTTCATTGCACTCCAAGTTGTATTCCAAGAACAGTTGAAAGTACCGGGATG from Pygocentrus nattereri isolate fPygNat1 chromosome 5, fPygNat1.pri, whole genome shotgun sequence carries:
- the borcs7 gene encoding BLOC-1-related complex subunit 7, encoding MASSEAQPRFGQSVKGLLSDKVGCCSGDVIALTRQVLKGSRSQELLGQAARNMVIQEDAILHSEDSLRKMSIITTHLQYQQEAIQKNVEHSKNLQDQLRHLLK